A window of Maioricimonas rarisocia genomic DNA:
GCACCGCGGCGGTTGCGCGGCCCGGTCGACTCGTCGCCGATCACGGGCAGGGGTAAGGAATACCGTTTCATGGCAGCTGCCTTCACCAGTACAAGGTGGTCAATGAACGGAGAGGGTCTCGGTGGACGGGAGCTGTAGTTACGAACTCAGATTGCTCCGGGCCATACGGAACACCAGCGCGGCCCGCAACGTCTGGCCCGACATGTAGTTCATGGGAAACGTACTCACCTCGGAGTACGGGACGGTCGCGGTGATCTGGAACAGCTCGAGGTAGTTGTCCGGATCGGCGAGATCGAAGGTCGAGCCGGCACTGGCTCCGTCCGCGTGGGTAATTGTGATCGTCACCTCGTCCCCGGGGATTCCGGAGGCAGTGAGAAAATTGCGGA
This region includes:
- a CDS encoding TadE/TadG family type IV pilus assembly protein — protein: MRSTTRHEESRQQSRSGAATVEFALVAPLFLTLVLGTVEMGTAINAAQTMNAAIREGGRLATMNYEANLAPGQTPNQKVIQDIRNFLTASGIPGDEVTITITHADGASAGSTFDLADPDNYLELFQITATVPYSEVSTFPMNYMSGQTLRAALVFRMARSNLSS